In Hoplias malabaricus isolate fHopMal1 chromosome 18, fHopMal1.hap1, whole genome shotgun sequence, the genomic window TGCCAAGAGGTGTGTACCGCAAACActtaaagcaacaataggtCGTGTTTTTACCGTAAAATTACAGCCTTCAAATTGTCCTGAggttccactgagctgtgacagtgagaatagagcctctgttgttgctactccaggctcggcactgcagaaactgcactatgtaacttttggaggtgggTAGGAATGAAGCGTTCATACGTCATTCAGCTCCGACAgctcactttcacacacaacaTGCAGCGTTGATGCACAACAGCCGTGTAACTGTGGTGAAGCTCTGAACAGTGCCCCCTTGTGGTACACTTTgttcagagtgagtgagtgagtgagtgagtgagttatgAGCCAGTTTCATGAGGTGCAttggatttaaaaataaaacaccagtGTGAACTGCAAAGCTTTTATAATACGGGAATAACACATGACTTTTCTATTTCTGATTAACCCTTTCAGGACGAAATGATGATGAGGTCCATGCAGCTCTTTGAAAATGTGATGTAAAGAAgacaagaacagagagagagagagagtgagagagagagagagagcatcagaTGAAACAGCCTCACCTGGTtctgtacctctctctctctccctcgctgtCTCTCAGAACAGAAACTGATTGGCTGTTGTGGATCTCTCTTGGACGCTTGGCTTCTGTCTTTTGAAGAAACTTCAAGGAAACTAACCTCATCCAAGAGCGAGGGCCCAGTCCTGCGTTGGACTTAGATCTCTATATAAAACCTCTCCAGTGGATTCCTGGGACCTGGACGCAGAGATGTGGGCCTCTAATGCTGGAGCGCTCTCTGTGAAAGAGAACCGAACTCATGTTCTAGGTAAAGACCAGCAGGTTTGTGAGTGTCCGTAGTCCCCTGCTGTAGCTTTAGCCTTTCGCTCAGGAAAGTGGGCATCGACTGTGAATCGCGGGGGTTTGGGAAGTGTGGCGTTCTGTGAGAAAATCTGGATACTTTTTCCTGGAACGGCTTTGAAATGTAAACCTCGAACTCCTTCAATCTCCTTGAAGACTGGAGCGCCCTCTACTGGCCCCGGACTGGAACCGCATCAAGATTATTCCATAAATGCTGAGAgttttgcatgttttaaagcAGCAGATATGCTTCCTTTGAGTTATGTGAATGTTGGCTGTACGCCATGAAAAGCCTGGCTCTGTAATTGTATGCATTGAATGGTTCTGGTGACTTATTTTTCCCATTTTGCGGGATGTTTGGGAGCGTTGTCTTGTGTTGTATTTACAGTGTCGCTTACTGTAAATTCTCCTTGTCTTCAGTCTGTCTTATTTATGTCCGTgcgtctctctgtctgtgtttagaCTGACCTCGAACCATAAACCGTTACGTGTCACCTCCGTGTGTGTGCATCTCTCATAGCAACCTCCAGTGGAATTTAAAAAAGTGGCTGTAAAATAAACTGCTTTTGCTTACGTTCACCGACTGAATCCAGTCCCTCCCTTTATTTCCCTGTAGAGGAATGTATTTATCATTACAGATCATTTACGTTTAATTTATTATCCATTAAATCTTAACGAGAAGGAGGTAAATAAAGCAGAAACGTTTGATTGCTGCTCTCCACTGAGGCGACAGACAGAGACCGGTTTAAATGTTAAAGCTCTAAATGCTGTATAATGCTGATATTATTCAATGATGATTCAAATTAAAACGTTGAGAGGAGttaaaaagtgtctgtgtcacattaatgtgtctgagaacagtccaccgaccaaaaacacccagccgacagcgtcctgtgtcactgatgaaggactagaggacgagcgacacacactgtgcagcgacagatgagctactgtctctgactctacatctacaaggtggaccaacgagggaggagtgtctcacagagtggacagagagtggacacaggggttaaaaactccagcagcactgctgtgtctgatccactctacaccagcacaacacacactaacacaccaccaccacgtcagtgtcactgcagcgctgagaatgatccaccaccacgtcacacctgAGCGCTGCGGAACAGGGGGAATGTAGGCAAAAAGTATGCAGACCAACAGAAGAACTACAGACTGTAATTGttgaactacagagtgctcctgtgcagtcagtgaagctgagagaatggacagaggaTGTAGAAAAAAGGagatggctttaatgttatggctgttaTTTTGTAAAACAATGGTAACTTTGTGTCCCTTTAACTCTGGGGCTTTGGCTCCCTCTAATGATCAAGAACATGAACTGCATCTTAATGGCTGtgggtttgagagagagagagagagagagagaaagagagagagagagaaagaaagaaagaagagagagagagagacagaaagaagagatagagacagaaaaagagagagagagagagaaagagaaaggcagaaaaagagacagaaaaagagagtgagagagacaaagaaagagaaaaatagagagatagagagagagagaaagagagatagagagagagacagaaaggagagagagagagggagaaagagagagagagaaagagagagagaatagacaaagagacacagaaagagagagagagagagagagagagagagagagacagaaaggagagagagagagacagaaagagagagagagagagagagagagagagagagagagagagagaaagagagagagaatagacaaagagacacagaaagagagagagagagagagagagagagagagagagacagaaagagagagagagagatagagagagagagagagagaaagagagagagagagagagaaaaagagagaatagacaaagagagacaaagagaaagagagagagagagagagaaagagagagacagacagagagagcgagagagacaaagaaagagaaaaatagagagaaagagagagagaaagagagatagagatagagagagaaagaatagagagagagacagaaaggagagagagagagacagaaagagagagagagagagagagagacagaaagagagagagagagagagagagagagagagagagacagagacagaaaggagagagagagagagagagaaagagagagaatagacaaagagagacaaagagaaagagaaagagagacagaaagagagagagagagagagagagagagagagagagagaatgcagatGAATAAAATCACAGTATATCATTCAAACGAGATAACCACATCGTACAAGAAAAGTATCATATAAAGTTACACATTAAGTTCCACCGCCGCGTCGTCCTTTAATCTGATTGGTCACCCTCTGACCCCGCCCCCATACGTGGGCGTGTCCAGAGCAGTGTGAAGTACAGAGCAGAGCACAGTGAGCCGACTCTCTGCAGCAAAGGAACCGCAGGAACATAAGAATGGACATGGAACAGATGGGACCCCAGACCTTCCTCTACGGTAAATCACATCAGACACTTTGAATTCAACACTGACGACCTTTAAACGCTTTATCGTGCGTTTCTCACCTTCACGCGGCAGTTGGGTGAAGTTATTATCCTGAAGTTCACTAGTAACCCTTCGCCCATCTCCAGCACACCACGTGTATTAGTCTCAACCTCTTTGAACGACAGTTTTAACACTGGACTGacccactccaccttaaactgtgtgTTAATAACAGCCGGTGTACTTCTGGAGTAAAACCAAGGTGTTTTCTGGCGCCGAAACCTAGAACATGAAGCACTTCTACATCTGTGGGTGCTGAATTTGCCGTTggtcattccaccttaaatggcgtaTAAATGGTAGCAAGCTATGCATTTCTCTTGAGTAAACAAAGTGTATTAATGTTTACCCCTGTCTTTACAGCTATATGTTGCCTTTAAGACCAAGACCAATACGGGTTTTGtcctattttattaatttttttgctgttatctcattctccagtccaccttaaatggtgtagtaacTGTTACATTGTAGCGCCTGTGGAAACTGTAGCTAACACGTTGTTTAACGGGCCCTCTCCACAAAAGGCTTCTTTTCTAGCGTCAGAACATCAGTTAATGTCGGTTTCTCGTGTTTATTGGTGTTATacgttttatatttaatgtttttagtaaaaaataaaatttaaagatTGCCTTTTATCTTTAATTTTTAACGGATCCTGCCCTTTCCACTTCTACGTCACGCCGTGATCTGCACCCGCCATATTCTGTACCCCTCGGAGGCTGATTGGTTGAATAACGGTTACGTCACCGTCCTTCGCGTTGTTTAATGACTGTTAGTGATTAGCTCATTAgttcttttaaaatatgaaaatgaataaaaagcaaGTTGACAATGTTTAAAAGGTTAACGGCTTTAGTTAGTGTTTTGTTCACGTTTATATTAATTTGCCGTGAACtacagtgaaataaataaatatataataacgaGAGAAACGATAGGAGTGTGTTTTAGTACGTTTTCCGTTGGGCGGTCACCACAGTTGCTACAGGGTCCTTGGGGGTGCAGCATGTTGATGGGGTACAGAATGTGGCGCTGCACCTTTCACCACGTGCTAATTCTGCGTGCGCCCACCGGTTTCACACCACGTGTGCGTCCTCCACGTGTTCTCCTGCCTGTAAAAGGAGTTAAACGCACAGCCGTTATTGGCCTTTTTGGTTATATTTTCTAACTTTGTCGTTTCCCTCCTATTTTGTGACATTATTAAATCCCTGATCACACTCATTGATCCATATCAGTCACATCCTATGATCCGGGTCACGTTTTTTTCATTCAGATTTCTGAATCAGTTATTGATCTCTACTGAAATCTGTATCTAATTTTCTACATTTCTTCCTGATCATAGTTATTGATccctgttgtattgtgttgccCGTTTGATTCAGATATATTTCCCTAATTGTGTTGGTTATTGATCCATTTTCCAGGCTGTGAGCTgaaggaggggaaagcagtcaCCTTTAACCCCGAGGATGACGACTTTGAGCACCAGTTGTCCGTCaggatggtgtgtttgtgttgtttgtttgtgggaTGTGTAATGATATGCTTTTAAAAGATGTCTCACATCTGGATATTTAGTGTTCTCATCCGAGCGTGTCAGagacactagggggcagtgctAGGGCTCTGGGGTCACGCTCTGCTCGTCTCAtcctgcaggtgtgtgtggacCCCAGCGACAAAAGATGAGCTGAACATCGTAGAGGTGGAGGGCGAGGACTCTGAGGGTCAGAAGGTCAAAGCCGTACTCGCCACACTCAAACCGTCCACTCTGCCCAGCGTGAGTGTCTCCATGGAGCAATAACAATGAGAACGTGGTGAATTTAAAGCCTGTTGTTGTAGATGTTTCCTCGGTGTCCACCGTCTAAACCAGTCTTTGTTTGTTGGTCTCAGGTGTGTTTGGGTGGGTTCGAGATCACGCCTCCCGTCACTTTCCGTCTGAGGTCCGGCGCCGGTCCCATCCACATCAGCGGCCAGCACCTCATCAGTGAGTGTCTCGGATAATAACGGTTAAAGCAGCCGTCAGTCGTTTTTAACCACgctgttattaattaattaacttagTCCCTCTGTGacccagtttatgctccacacaGTGGGTCTCTCATATGGGGGCAGTTATGTTTGAAATGGGTGGATGTTTAGATAACGACTGTTTCATAATGTGACCTAAAGGCACCGGAGGAattgactgactgcacctttaagtgTGGAACGTGATTTGTCACTAACCGCCCCACCCTTAAACGTCTGTTCAACGTTGACCTCCGGTGCCGTACGTGTTCTGATCAGATCACAGATGTGGTGTTCAGGCTGTTGCTGGTCTAAACCGAGGAGCTAAGTGCTGTTTCCATTTCTCTCTTCCTTTAGTCGTAGGAGGGGATGAGTCTtttgatgaagaggaggaggaggaagaggaagatctGAGGATGTCTGTGAAGAGGGCAGCTCCAGAGACAGCCAAGACTGCAGTGAGTGTTTGggcctgtagtgtgtgtgtgtgtgtgtgtgttttactcaAACAGTAAACAGCTGTGATGTTAAAACTGTCCacattttgtttcctttttaaagaaaaagatgaagatggaggaggatgaagatgaggatgatgacgaagatgatgatgatgaagagtaAGTTTGAGCtttgttttttggggggtgCTAATGAAAGTGAACGTTTCTTTATGGATTTGTTCTAAAAGCAGATATGAATCTCGTGTTTTTCCAGCGATGACGAGGATGAAGAGAGTGAAGAGGAGACTCCTGTGAAGGTGCGAGGGCTGCCTCTTTACACCGTGACTTACCGCTCAGAGCTTTGTAAAGCCTTTACACTTCAGATGTTTAATTCCAgttgtattttaaattttagGCCAAAATCCCAGCAGCTAAACCCCAGACTCCGGCTCAGAACGGGAAGTC contains:
- the npm1a gene encoding nucleophosmin 1a — translated: MDMEQMGPQTFLYGCELKEGKAVTFNPEDDDFEHQLSVRMVCVWTPATKDELNIVEVEGEDSEGQKVKAVLATLKPSTLPSVCLGGFEITPPVTFRLRSGAGPIHISGQHLIIVGGDESFDEEEEEEEEDLRMSVKRAAPETAKTAKKMKMEEDEDEDDDEDDDDEDDDEDEESEEETPVKAKIPAAKPQTPAQNGKSKPSTPAPKQQNKTPDAGKKNEKKPQTPKSPKTPKSPQTPLTVPEIKAKMLVSVEKGVSLPKHQPKFENYVKNGFKVSDAKVVEELWKWRQTLMEKN